Proteins encoded in a region of the Zea mays cultivar B73 chromosome 4, Zm-B73-REFERENCE-NAM-5.0, whole genome shotgun sequence genome:
- the LOC103654474 gene encoding probable WRKY transcription factor 2 isoform X1, producing the protein MDDWMLPSPSPRTLMPSFFSEEFISTPFSNIFADDRGSKPQDENEDSNTCIGSGAHETSQDVKCHRPQIESNIFGVNQKPTSPGGLAERIAARAGFGVLKIDISRVGSSGAAIRSPVTIPSGVSPRELLESPVFLPNAISQPSPTTGKLPFLMPNNFKSTMLCGPEKSEDHLHEDSAFSFQPFLRSKPPTLWTAKKGPSVVHETGSLSKDSQEELNLHANPAAATEHETEESLVIRPKACDSMFDNGHPSSPDEGPEQSEENQNREDCSAPVTAPGEDGYNWRKYGQKQVKNSEHPRSYYKCTHPSCPVKKKVERSVEGHVTEIVYRGSHTHPLPLPSRRSSVPPTQLECGSQSDGLENLSSKPGPAYHSAASQSQGIAPDGQFQDVHREALETKLSGSLTTTEIADRPVMDVSSTLSSNENGDRAVPPTNGRNEDETESKRRKMEASAATNTTTNTGIDMAAMASRASREPRIVVQTTSEVDILDDGYRWRKYGQKVVKGNPNPRSYYKCTYAGCSVRKHVERASNDLKSVITTYEGKHNHEVPAARNSGNGHPSSGSTPAPPQGSGGLHRRLEPPQVSIPRLSAAAAAAAAAAAYGSLSLRFPPQLSAAPGGFSFGMLRPTGMAPSLGGFLPAQMPGRGLPMQGCAGLVLPRGEAKVVSPEQQSGLPVANGNAAATYQQQQQQLMARWAQGHQM; encoded by the exons ATGGATGATTGGATGCTTCCCTCACCCAGCCCAAGAACACTGATGCCAAGCTTCTTCAGTGAAGAGTTCATCTCCACTCCGTTCTCCAACATCTTCGCTGACGATAGAGGCAGCAAACCCCAGGATGAAAACGAGGACAGTAACACCTGCATTGGTTCCGGTGCTCACGAAACCTCTCAAGATGTGAAATGCCATCGTCCACAGATCGAATCGAACATTTTTGGCGTGAATCAGAAACCGACCTCTCCTGGAGGTCTTGCGGAGAGGATAGCTGCAAGAGCCGGTTTTGGTGTCCTGAAAATTGACATATCCCGTGTCGGTTCATCTGGTGCGGCGATTCGGTCTCCCGTGACAATTCCATCTGGTGTGAGCCCAAGGGAACTTCTTGAGTCGCCGGTTTTCCTTCCAAATGCCATT TCGCAACCTTCTCCTACCACTGGTAAATTGCCATTCCTGATGCCTAATAATTTTAAATCAACAATGCTGTGTGGCCCCGAGAAGTCTGAAGACCACTTACACGAAGATTCTGCGTTTTCCTTCCAGCCCTTTTTGAGGTCTAAACCACCAACATTATGGACTGCAAAGAAG GGGCCAAGTGTTGTTCACGAAACCGGGTCCTTATCAAAGGATAGCCAGGAGGAGCTAAACCTTCATGCTAACCCAGCAGCTGCGACCGAGCATGAAACCGAGGAAAGTCTAGTTATTAGACCTAAGGCATGTGATTCCATGTTCGACAATGGTCATCCTTCTTCCCCTGACGAAGGACCAGAACAGAGCGAGGAAAACCAAAACCGGGAAGATTGTTCAGCTCCGGTCACTGCCCCCGGCGAGGATGGATACAACTGGAGAAAATATGGACAAAAGCAGGTGAAGAACAGTGAGCATCCAAGGAGCTACTACAAATGCACTCACCCAAGTTGCCCTGTCAAGAAAAAGGTGGAGCGTTCTGTAGAAGGTCATGTAACGGAGATAGTTTACAGAGGTTCGCATACTCACCCACTGCCGCTGCCCAGCCGCCGGTCGAGCGTCCCTCCCACGCAGCTCGAGTGTGGTTCACAATCTGATGGTCTGGAGAACTTGAGCTCCAAGCCTGGGCCTGCCTATCACTCAGCAGCTTCACAATCACAGGGAATTGCTCCAGATGGCCAGTTCCAAGATGTGCATAGGGAAGCTCTTGAAACAAAACTGTCTGGCTCTCTTACTACAACTGAGATTGCTGACAGGCCCGTTATGGATGTCTCATCAACACTCTCCTCCAATGAGAATGGTGATAGGGCAGTTCCTCCAACCAATGGCAGGAACGAAGATGAGACCGAATCTAAAAGAAG GAAAATGGAGGCATCTGCCGCTACTAACACTACCACCAACACTGGCATTGACATGGCGGCTATGGCATCCAGGGCTTCCCGTGAGCCCCGGATTGTCGTGCAAACGACGAGTGAGGTCGACATCCTTGACGATGGCTACCGCTGGCGCAAGTATGGCCAGAAAGTTGTGAAAGGCAACCCGAACCCAAG GAGCTACTACAAGTGCACCTACGCGGGCTGCTCGGTGCGCAAGCATGTCGAGAGGGCCTCGAACGATCTCAAGTCCGTGATCACGACGTACGAGGGGAAGCACAACCACGAGGTTCCAGCTGCCAGGAACAGCGGCAACGGGCATCCGAGCTCTGGCTCCACACCAGCACCACCACAGGGGAGCGGCGGCCTTCACCGGAGGCTGGAGCCGCCACAGGTCAGCATCCCTCGGTTGAgcgctgctgctgccgccgccgccgccgccgctgcctacGGCTCGCTCTCGCTTCGTTTCCCACCACAGCTCAGCGCAGCTCCCGGGGGTTTCTCCTTCGGAATGCTCCGTCCCACTGGCATGGCACCGTCTCTGGGCGGCTTCTTGCCAGCGCAGATGCCAGGCCGTGGGTTGCCGATGCAGGGCTGCGCGGGCCTGGTGCTGCCGAGAGGCGAGGCGAAGGTGGTGAGCCCAGAGCAGCAGTCCGGATTGCCGGTGGCGAACGGGAATGCCGCGGCAAcctaccagcagcagcagcagcagctcatGGCCAGGTGGGCTCAGGGTCATCAGATGTGA
- the LOC103654474 gene encoding probable WRKY transcription factor 2 isoform X2, with protein sequence MPFRNLLLPLPFLRSKPPTLWTAKKGPSVVHETGSLSKDSQEELNLHANPAAATEHETEESLVIRPKACDSMFDNGHPSSPDEGPEQSEENQNREDCSAPVTAPGEDGYNWRKYGQKQVKNSEHPRSYYKCTHPSCPVKKKVERSVEGHVTEIVYRGSHTHPLPLPSRRSSVPPTQLECGSQSDGLENLSSKPGPAYHSAASQSQGIAPDGQFQDVHREALETKLSGSLTTTEIADRPVMDVSSTLSSNENGDRAVPPTNGRNEDETESKRRKMEASAATNTTTNTGIDMAAMASRASREPRIVVQTTSEVDILDDGYRWRKYGQKVVKGNPNPRSYYKCTYAGCSVRKHVERASNDLKSVITTYEGKHNHEVPAARNSGNGHPSSGSTPAPPQGSGGLHRRLEPPQVSIPRLSAAAAAAAAAAAYGSLSLRFPPQLSAAPGGFSFGMLRPTGMAPSLGGFLPAQMPGRGLPMQGCAGLVLPRGEAKVVSPEQQSGLPVANGNAAATYQQQQQQLMARWAQGHQM encoded by the exons ATGCCATT TCGCAACCTTCTCCTACCACTG CCCTTTTTGAGGTCTAAACCACCAACATTATGGACTGCAAAGAAG GGGCCAAGTGTTGTTCACGAAACCGGGTCCTTATCAAAGGATAGCCAGGAGGAGCTAAACCTTCATGCTAACCCAGCAGCTGCGACCGAGCATGAAACCGAGGAAAGTCTAGTTATTAGACCTAAGGCATGTGATTCCATGTTCGACAATGGTCATCCTTCTTCCCCTGACGAAGGACCAGAACAGAGCGAGGAAAACCAAAACCGGGAAGATTGTTCAGCTCCGGTCACTGCCCCCGGCGAGGATGGATACAACTGGAGAAAATATGGACAAAAGCAGGTGAAGAACAGTGAGCATCCAAGGAGCTACTACAAATGCACTCACCCAAGTTGCCCTGTCAAGAAAAAGGTGGAGCGTTCTGTAGAAGGTCATGTAACGGAGATAGTTTACAGAGGTTCGCATACTCACCCACTGCCGCTGCCCAGCCGCCGGTCGAGCGTCCCTCCCACGCAGCTCGAGTGTGGTTCACAATCTGATGGTCTGGAGAACTTGAGCTCCAAGCCTGGGCCTGCCTATCACTCAGCAGCTTCACAATCACAGGGAATTGCTCCAGATGGCCAGTTCCAAGATGTGCATAGGGAAGCTCTTGAAACAAAACTGTCTGGCTCTCTTACTACAACTGAGATTGCTGACAGGCCCGTTATGGATGTCTCATCAACACTCTCCTCCAATGAGAATGGTGATAGGGCAGTTCCTCCAACCAATGGCAGGAACGAAGATGAGACCGAATCTAAAAGAAG GAAAATGGAGGCATCTGCCGCTACTAACACTACCACCAACACTGGCATTGACATGGCGGCTATGGCATCCAGGGCTTCCCGTGAGCCCCGGATTGTCGTGCAAACGACGAGTGAGGTCGACATCCTTGACGATGGCTACCGCTGGCGCAAGTATGGCCAGAAAGTTGTGAAAGGCAACCCGAACCCAAG GAGCTACTACAAGTGCACCTACGCGGGCTGCTCGGTGCGCAAGCATGTCGAGAGGGCCTCGAACGATCTCAAGTCCGTGATCACGACGTACGAGGGGAAGCACAACCACGAGGTTCCAGCTGCCAGGAACAGCGGCAACGGGCATCCGAGCTCTGGCTCCACACCAGCACCACCACAGGGGAGCGGCGGCCTTCACCGGAGGCTGGAGCCGCCACAGGTCAGCATCCCTCGGTTGAgcgctgctgctgccgccgccgccgccgccgctgcctacGGCTCGCTCTCGCTTCGTTTCCCACCACAGCTCAGCGCAGCTCCCGGGGGTTTCTCCTTCGGAATGCTCCGTCCCACTGGCATGGCACCGTCTCTGGGCGGCTTCTTGCCAGCGCAGATGCCAGGCCGTGGGTTGCCGATGCAGGGCTGCGCGGGCCTGGTGCTGCCGAGAGGCGAGGCGAAGGTGGTGAGCCCAGAGCAGCAGTCCGGATTGCCGGTGGCGAACGGGAATGCCGCGGCAAcctaccagcagcagcagcagcagctcatGGCCAGGTGGGCTCAGGGTCATCAGATGTGA
- the LOC100283126 gene encoding COP9 signalosome complex subunit 6, producing MSAPSDAAAASAAPAPAPTTAAASSSGGFTFKLHPLVIVNVSDHHTRVKAQAACSADSSSPSSGPGAGQPPRVFGCVIGVQRGRTVEIFNSFELVLDPVSGTLDRAFLEKKQELYKKVFPDFYVLGWYSTGSDVHDTDMQIHKALMDVNESPVYLLLNPTINLSQKDLPVTIYESELHVIDGCPQLIFVRSNYTIETVEAERISVDHVAHLKPSDGGSAATQLAAHLTGIHSAIKMLNSRVRVIHQYLVAMQKGDIPMDNSLLRQVSSLVRRLPATESQKFQDDFLMEYNDTLLMTYLAMFTNCSSTMNELVEKINTSYERPTTRRGGRGAFM from the exons ATGTCGGCGCCATCCGACGCCGCGGCGGCATCCGCagctcccgcgcccgcgccgaCGACTGCCGCCGCCTCCTCTAGCGGCGGGTTCACCTTCAAGCTCCACCCGCTGGTCATTGTGAACGTCTCCGACCACCACACCCGCGTCAAGGCCCAGGCCGCCTGCTCTGCGGACAGCTCCTCCCCCTCGTCCGGGCCGGGGGCCGGGCAGCCGCCGAGGGTGTTCGGGTGCGTGATCGGGGTGCAGCGCGGGCGGACCGTGGAGATCTTCAACAGCTTCGAGCTCGTGCTCGACCCAGTCTCCGGCACCCTCGACCGCGCCTTCCTCGAGAAGAAGCAGGAGCTCT ATAAGAAGGTGTTCCCTGACTTCTACGTGCTCGGTTGGTACTCCACTGGAAGCGATGTGCACGACACCGACATGCAAATCCACAAAGCC TTGATGGATGTTAACGAAAGCCCTGTTTATCTTCTATTAAATCCTACTATCAACCTCTCCCAGAAGGATCTCCCTGTGACTATTTATGAGAGTG AGTTGCATGTCATCGATGGGTGTCCTCAGCTTATCTTTGTCAGATCAAATTATACAATTGAG ACTGTAGAGGCTGAGAGGATATCTGTGGACCATGTTGCCCATCTCAAACCATCTGATGGTGGTTCAGCAGCAACTCAGT TGGCTGCTCATCTTACAGGAATACACAGTGCCATCAAGATGCTCAATAGCAGGGTCCGTGTTATCCATCAGTATCTTGTTGCCATGCAAAAAG GTGACATTCCAATGGACAATTCGCTGCTTAGGCAAGTCTCAAGCCTTGTAAGAAGGCTACCGGCTACGGAATCACAGAAATTCCAAGATGACTTTTTAATG GAATACAACGACACTCTCCTCATGACTTACCTGGCAATGTTCACTAACTGTTCAAG CACAATGAATGAGTTGGTCGAGAAAATCAACACAAGCTATGAGAGACCGACTACCAGGAGAGGAGGCCGAGGTGCTTTCATGTAG